A window of Cellulomonas fimi contains these coding sequences:
- a CDS encoding nucleoside/nucleotide kinase family protein, producing MTASATTLDRDLAARVDRLLATGRRTLLGIAGAPGAGKSTLAAQVAAAYPDVAVVVPMDGFHLAQTELERLGLADRKGAPDTFDAAGFVALLRRLRDPHPDEVVYAPEYRRDLRNGVAGAIRVPSDVPLVVTEGNYLLLDAHGFAPVAGLLDEAWFVAPDDDLRLARLVARHEAFGKPADAARAWAHGPDERNARLVAATAPRADVLVRPS from the coding sequence GTGACGGCCTCCGCCACGACGCTCGACCGCGACCTCGCGGCGCGCGTCGACCGGCTGCTCGCGACCGGCCGCCGCACGCTGCTCGGCATCGCGGGCGCACCCGGCGCGGGGAAGTCGACGCTCGCCGCGCAGGTCGCCGCCGCGTACCCCGACGTCGCGGTCGTCGTACCCATGGACGGCTTCCACCTGGCGCAGACGGAGCTCGAGCGGCTCGGCCTCGCCGACCGCAAGGGCGCGCCCGACACGTTCGACGCGGCCGGTTTCGTCGCGCTGCTGCGGCGCCTGCGCGACCCGCACCCCGACGAGGTCGTGTACGCGCCCGAGTACCGCCGCGACCTGCGCAACGGGGTCGCCGGCGCGATCCGCGTGCCGTCCGACGTGCCGCTGGTCGTCACGGAGGGGAACTACTTGCTGCTCGACGCGCACGGGTTCGCGCCCGTGGCCGGGCTGCTCGACGAGGCGTGGTTCGTCGCCCCCGACGACGACCTGCGGCTCGCGCGGCTCGTCGCCCGGCACGAGGCGTTCGGCAAGCCCGCCGACGCGGCGCGCGCGTGGGCGCACGGACCCGACGAGCGCAACGCCCGTCTGGTCGCGGCGACCGCGCCGCGCGCGGACGTGCTGGTCCGCCCGTCGTGA
- the tsaD gene encoding tRNA (adenosine(37)-N6)-threonylcarbamoyltransferase complex transferase subunit TsaD, whose translation MSATGAPPLVLGIETSCDETGVALVRGHDLLVDAVASSVDEHARFGGIIPEIASRAHLEAMVPTIERALATADVSLGEVDAIAVTAGPGLVGPLTVGASAAKALALALDKPLYGVNHVIGHAVVDELVDGPFPERVMALVVSGGHSSLLLIDDTVNVTELGSTLDDAAGEAFDKVGRLLGLPYPGGPHIDRLAREGDPHAIRFPRGLTAPKDQAKHATDFSFSGLKTAVARWVEARQDAGKEIPLPDVAASFAEAVADVLTAKTIAACRAHGVSTLVVGGGFSANSQLRDMAAKRCAEAGIDLRIPPIRYCTDNGAMIAALGSAVVRRGLPPSSLDLPVDSSMPLTQVLV comes from the coding sequence ATGTCTGCGACCGGCGCCCCGCCCCTCGTCCTCGGGATCGAGACGTCCTGCGACGAGACCGGCGTCGCCCTCGTCCGCGGCCACGACCTGCTCGTCGACGCGGTCGCGAGCTCGGTCGACGAGCACGCGCGCTTCGGCGGGATCATCCCCGAGATCGCGTCGCGCGCCCACCTCGAGGCGATGGTCCCGACGATCGAGCGCGCGCTCGCGACCGCGGACGTGTCCCTCGGCGAGGTCGACGCGATCGCCGTCACCGCGGGTCCCGGCCTCGTCGGGCCGCTCACCGTCGGCGCGTCCGCCGCCAAGGCGCTCGCCCTCGCGCTCGACAAGCCGCTGTACGGCGTCAACCACGTCATCGGGCACGCGGTGGTCGACGAGCTCGTCGACGGCCCGTTCCCGGAGCGCGTCATGGCGCTCGTCGTGTCCGGCGGGCACTCGTCGCTGCTGCTGATCGACGACACCGTGAACGTCACCGAGCTCGGCTCGACGCTCGACGACGCGGCCGGCGAGGCGTTCGACAAGGTCGGCCGCCTGCTCGGCCTGCCGTACCCGGGCGGCCCGCACATCGACCGCCTCGCGCGCGAGGGCGACCCGCACGCGATCCGCTTCCCGCGCGGGCTCACCGCGCCCAAGGACCAGGCGAAGCACGCGACCGACTTCTCGTTCTCGGGCCTCAAGACGGCCGTGGCCCGCTGGGTCGAGGCGCGGCAGGACGCGGGGAAGGAGATCCCGCTGCCCGACGTCGCCGCGTCGTTCGCGGAGGCCGTGGCCGACGTCCTCACCGCGAAGACGATCGCCGCGTGCCGGGCGCACGGCGTCTCGACGCTCGTCGTCGGGGGCGGGTTCTCCGCGAACTCGCAGCTGCGCGACATGGCCGCGAAGCGCTGCGCCGAGGCCGGGATCGACCTGCGCATCCCGCCGATCCGCTACTGCACGGACAACGGCGCGATGATCGCGGCGCTGGGCTCGGCCGTCGTGCGTCGCGGCCTGCCGCCGTCGTCGCTCGACCTGCCGGTCGACTCGTCGATGCCGCTCACGCAGGTGCTCGTCTGA
- the alr gene encoding alanine racemase has product MSQFPARAVVDLAAIRGNVRSLAAHAPTAQVMAVVKADAYGHGLVPCAQAAVEGGATWLGAAQVAEAVALRRAGIVGARVLTWLYAPGAPLREAVEADVDVSVAAAWALDEVVAAARAAGRTARIHLKVDTGLGRNGLTPADLDALLPAALRAQAEGVVEVVGVWSHLAFADEPAHPTVRAQAGVFADAVRAVEAAGAHVEVRHLANSAATLTDPAVHHDLVRPGIAVYGLSPVPQLGGPEDFGLVPAMTFEAELATVKAVPAGHGISYAHQYVTPHDTVVGVVPVGYADGVPRHASGTQDRSGGPLRVGGRTLGVAGRVCMDQVVVDLGPDARDVAGDRVELFGTGRDGGPTAEDWARAAGTISYEIVTRVGARVPRVHVDSDAERTGAAGTPAASERGTTDAGTPGTVAGDTPALTTEVAR; this is encoded by the coding sequence GTGAGCCAGTTCCCCGCGCGTGCCGTCGTCGACCTCGCCGCGATCCGCGGCAACGTCCGCAGCCTCGCGGCCCACGCGCCGACCGCGCAGGTCATGGCCGTCGTCAAGGCCGATGCCTACGGCCACGGGCTCGTGCCGTGCGCGCAGGCGGCCGTCGAGGGCGGCGCGACGTGGCTGGGGGCGGCGCAGGTCGCGGAGGCCGTCGCGCTGCGGCGCGCGGGGATCGTCGGGGCCCGCGTGCTCACCTGGCTCTACGCGCCGGGGGCACCGCTGCGGGAAGCCGTGGAGGCCGACGTGGACGTGTCCGTCGCCGCCGCGTGGGCGCTCGACGAGGTCGTCGCCGCCGCGCGCGCCGCCGGCCGGACCGCGCGGATCCACCTCAAGGTCGACACCGGGCTCGGCCGCAACGGCCTGACGCCCGCCGATCTCGACGCGCTGCTCCCGGCCGCCCTGCGCGCGCAGGCGGAGGGCGTCGTCGAGGTCGTCGGCGTGTGGTCGCACCTCGCGTTCGCCGACGAGCCCGCGCACCCGACCGTGCGTGCGCAGGCCGGGGTGTTCGCCGACGCCGTCCGGGCCGTCGAGGCCGCGGGCGCGCACGTCGAGGTCCGTCACCTCGCCAACTCCGCCGCGACGCTCACCGACCCCGCGGTGCACCACGACCTCGTGCGGCCCGGCATCGCTGTCTACGGGCTGTCGCCCGTACCGCAGCTCGGCGGGCCCGAGGACTTCGGGCTCGTGCCCGCGATGACGTTCGAGGCCGAGCTCGCGACCGTCAAGGCCGTCCCGGCGGGCCACGGCATCTCCTACGCGCACCAGTACGTGACCCCGCACGACACGGTCGTCGGCGTCGTGCCCGTCGGGTACGCCGACGGTGTGCCGCGGCACGCGTCGGGCACGCAGGACCGGTCCGGCGGGCCGCTGCGGGTCGGCGGGCGCACCCTGGGCGTCGCCGGGCGCGTGTGCATGGACCAGGTCGTCGTCGACCTCGGCCCGGACGCGCGCGACGTCGCCGGGGACCGCGTCGAGCTGTTCGGCACCGGGCGCGACGGTGGCCCGACCGCCGAGGACTGGGCGCGCGCCGCCGGCACCATCTCGTACGAGATCGTCACGCGCGTCGGCGCCCGGGTGCCGCGTGTGCACGTCGACAGCGACGCGGAGCGCACCGGCGCCGCCGGGACGCCCGCCGCGAGCGAGCGCGGCACGACCGACGCCGGGACGCCCGGCACCGTCGCGGGCGACACGCCCGCCCTCACCACGGAGGTGGCCCGATGA
- a CDS encoding malonic semialdehyde reductase: MTTDTTVLDGLDFPTPDLAVSDDVADLLFREARTVGAFTTDEVTDEQIAAVYDLVKWGPTALNTIPLRLLVVRSREARERLAAHMNEGNRERVLAAPVSIVLAADPGFHAHLPVLAPHMAALADALEPQVEQREQMARTNALLQAGYFIVGLRAAGLDAGPMGGMDAEAIDADLLAGTGWRSLFVVNVGHRDGEGTTYPRAARLTYAQTTRTV, translated from the coding sequence ATGACCACCGACACGACCGTCCTGGACGGCCTCGACTTCCCGACGCCCGACCTCGCCGTCTCCGACGACGTGGCCGACCTCCTGTTCCGCGAGGCCCGCACCGTCGGCGCCTTCACCACCGACGAGGTCACCGACGAGCAGATCGCCGCCGTGTACGACCTGGTCAAGTGGGGCCCCACCGCCCTCAACACCATCCCGCTGCGCCTCCTCGTCGTCCGCAGCCGCGAGGCCCGCGAGCGCCTCGCCGCGCACATGAACGAGGGCAACCGCGAGCGCGTCCTCGCCGCCCCGGTCTCGATCGTGCTCGCCGCCGACCCCGGCTTCCACGCGCACCTGCCCGTCCTCGCGCCGCACATGGCCGCGCTCGCCGACGCGCTCGAGCCGCAGGTCGAGCAGCGCGAGCAGATGGCCCGCACCAACGCGCTCCTCCAGGCCGGGTACTTCATCGTCGGCCTGCGCGCCGCCGGCCTCGACGCCGGCCCCATGGGCGGCATGGACGCGGAGGCCATCGACGCCGACCTGCTCGCCGGCACCGGCTGGCGGTCGCTGTTCGTCGTCAACGTCGGCCACCGCGACGGCGAGGGCACGACGTACCCGCGCGCCGCGCGGCTCACCTACGCGCAGACGACGCGCACCGTCTGA
- the rimI gene encoding ribosomal protein S18-alanine N-acetyltransferase, with the protein MSAGAPGVVVRALTPQDVPALVRMEDELFGAGAWSAQSLLEEIVGPGRWYVGAQDGSGALVGYAGLWFDGEDVQVMTVGTDLAHQGRGIGRLLLTALLDHGRTLGARSALLEVRVDNAPALRLYESEGFERLGLRRGYYQPENADAWTMRLDLRRDEGEAP; encoded by the coding sequence ATGAGCGCGGGAGCGCCGGGCGTCGTGGTCCGTGCGCTGACGCCGCAGGACGTGCCGGCACTGGTCCGGATGGAGGACGAGCTCTTCGGTGCGGGCGCGTGGTCGGCGCAGTCGCTGCTCGAGGAGATCGTCGGGCCCGGCCGCTGGTACGTGGGGGCGCAGGACGGGTCCGGCGCGCTCGTCGGCTACGCCGGGCTGTGGTTCGACGGCGAGGACGTGCAGGTCATGACGGTCGGCACGGATCTCGCGCACCAGGGCCGGGGGATCGGGCGCCTGCTGCTGACCGCGCTGCTCGACCACGGGCGGACGCTCGGCGCCCGGTCGGCGCTCCTGGAGGTCCGTGTCGACAACGCCCCCGCGCTCCGGCTGTACGAGAGCGAGGGGTTCGAGCGACTCGGCCTGCGGCGCGGGTACTACCAGCCGGAGAATGCGGACGCATGGACCATGCGGCTCGACCTGCGCCGCGACGAGGGGGAGGCACCATGA
- a CDS encoding sulfurtransferase: MTEQRTVRATTREAVLVDPVELAARLAGDEPPVLLDVRWALGRDDGHEQYLAGHLPGAVYVDLDTELASMPSPEEGRHPLPAVADLEVAARRWGVRDDRPVVVYDDAGGTSAARAWWLLRWAGLADVRLLDGGLAGWAAADLPLEAGPVTAEPGDAVLSTGGLPTIDADEAATWDGPLLDARARPRFLGEVEPVDPRAGHIPGAVSAPTAENLTEDGVFLPDDALRERFRALGVDAGAPVAVYCGSGVTAAHEVAALAAVGIDAALYPGSWSQWSNDPARPVATGE; the protein is encoded by the coding sequence ATGACGGAGCAGCGGACGGTACGAGCGACGACCCGCGAGGCGGTGCTCGTCGACCCGGTCGAGCTGGCGGCACGGCTCGCCGGCGACGAACCGCCCGTGCTGCTCGACGTGCGCTGGGCGCTCGGGCGTGACGACGGCCACGAGCAGTACCTCGCCGGCCACCTGCCGGGTGCCGTCTACGTCGACCTGGACACCGAGCTCGCGTCGATGCCGAGCCCGGAGGAGGGGCGCCACCCCCTGCCGGCGGTCGCGGACCTGGAGGTCGCGGCGCGGCGCTGGGGCGTGCGCGACGACCGTCCTGTCGTCGTCTACGACGACGCGGGCGGCACGTCGGCGGCGCGCGCGTGGTGGCTGCTGCGCTGGGCGGGTCTCGCGGACGTGCGGCTGCTCGACGGCGGCCTGGCCGGGTGGGCGGCGGCGGACCTGCCGCTCGAGGCGGGTCCCGTGACCGCCGAGCCGGGCGACGCGGTCCTGTCGACGGGGGGGCTCCCGACGATCGACGCCGACGAGGCTGCGACCTGGGACGGGCCGCTGCTCGACGCGCGCGCGCGTCCGCGGTTCCTCGGCGAGGTCGAGCCCGTCGACCCCCGCGCCGGGCACATCCCGGGTGCGGTGAGCGCCCCGACGGCCGAGAACCTCACGGAGGACGGCGTGTTCCTGCCCGACGACGCGCTGCGGGAGCGCTTTCGTGCGCTCGGCGTCGACGCGGGCGCACCCGTCGCCGTCTACTGCGGCTCCGGCGTCACGGCGGCGCACGAGGTCGCGGCGCTCGCGGCCGTCGGCATCGACGCGGCGCTGTACCCCGGCTCGTGGTCGCAGTGGTCGAACGACCCGGCGCGACCGGTCGCGACGGGGGAGTGA
- the tsaE gene encoding tRNA (adenosine(37)-N6)-threonylcarbamoyltransferase complex ATPase subunit type 1 TsaE, producing MTDAVTTGPTATVHLPDSDATRAYGRALAEVLRAGDLVVLTGDLGAGKTTLTQGIGVGLRVRGQVASPTFIIAREHPPLAREDGTRGPGLVHVDAYRLSSLDEVDALDLDSSLDEAVTVVEWGEGWVEGLAADRLEVTVVRPRGGVDPADDEDAAAGERVVTVRAVGDRWAGVALPGADAVAG from the coding sequence ATGACCGACGCCGTGACCACCGGCCCGACGGCCACGGTGCACCTGCCCGACAGCGACGCGACGCGCGCGTACGGCCGCGCGCTCGCGGAGGTGCTGCGCGCGGGCGACCTCGTCGTCCTCACCGGCGACCTCGGCGCGGGCAAGACGACGCTCACGCAGGGCATCGGCGTAGGGCTTCGCGTGCGCGGCCAGGTCGCGTCGCCGACGTTCATCATCGCGCGCGAGCACCCGCCCCTCGCGCGCGAGGACGGCACGCGCGGGCCCGGCCTCGTGCACGTCGACGCGTACCGGCTGTCGTCGCTCGACGAGGTCGACGCGCTCGACCTCGACTCGAGCCTCGACGAGGCCGTCACGGTCGTCGAGTGGGGCGAGGGGTGGGTCGAGGGTCTCGCGGCCGACCGGCTCGAGGTCACGGTCGTGCGCCCGCGCGGCGGGGTGGACCCCGCCGACGACGAGGACGCCGCCGCGGGCGAGCGGGTCGTCACGGTGCGGGCGGTCGGCGACCGCTGGGCGGGCGTCGCGCTCCCCGGCGCGGACGCGGTGGCAGGCTGA
- the tsaB gene encoding tRNA (adenosine(37)-N6)-threonylcarbamoyltransferase complex dimerization subunit type 1 TsaB, translated as MPVLALDTSAAVAVALLDDSGAVLAARSDDQPRHHAELLAPMVAAVLADAGVDRSELTSVVVGTGPAPFTGLRVGLVTARTLGLALGVPVHGVPSLDGVAVAASRVLDAGSTVLVATDARRREVYWSLYRVDGAGGVEVLVAPEVGAADDVAADERAAGAVVVGRGALLYPVLGAGDDLEDRGLVDPDPAALATLAAQRSARGQDLPTTPLYLRRPDVTPAASRKRVLG; from the coding sequence GTGCCCGTCCTCGCACTCGACACCTCGGCGGCCGTCGCGGTCGCCCTCCTCGACGACTCCGGCGCGGTCCTCGCCGCCCGCAGCGACGACCAGCCGCGCCACCACGCGGAACTGCTCGCGCCCATGGTCGCCGCCGTGCTGGCGGACGCGGGCGTCGACCGCTCGGAGCTGACGTCGGTCGTCGTCGGCACCGGTCCCGCGCCGTTCACCGGGCTGCGGGTCGGGCTCGTCACGGCGCGCACGCTCGGGCTCGCGCTCGGGGTGCCGGTGCACGGCGTGCCCAGCCTCGACGGCGTCGCGGTCGCCGCGTCGCGCGTCCTCGACGCCGGCTCCACCGTGCTGGTCGCGACCGACGCGCGCCGCCGCGAGGTCTACTGGTCGCTGTACCGCGTCGACGGTGCGGGCGGCGTCGAGGTGCTGGTCGCACCCGAGGTGGGCGCCGCGGACGACGTCGCGGCGGACGAGCGTGCCGCGGGTGCCGTCGTCGTCGGGCGCGGCGCGCTGCTGTACCCGGTGCTGGGCGCGGGCGACGACCTCGAGGATCGCGGTCTGGTCGACCCCGACCCGGCGGCGCTCGCGACGCTCGCCGCGCAGCGGTCCGCACGCGGCCAGGACCTGCCCACGACGCCGCTCTACCTGCGCCGTCCCGACGTGACCCCCGCCGCGAGCCGCAAGCGCGTGCTCGGATGA
- a CDS encoding NAD(P)H-hydrate epimerase: MRLVLLSWNAASVRAAEEPLLAAGVPLMERAAFALHVAVVREVVRRRARFGGARVVVLAGAGNNGGDALHAGALLARRGARVLVLATADRLHDGGLAALRAAGGTVRTLADDASPARGPWPTVAVADAVDEVVAADAVLDGVLGIGARGGLRGPVAALAEEVRAATAHTDGPVVVAVDLPSGIGVDDGARPGPVLDADLTVTFGGAKPGLLLPPGAAAVGRVEVVDLGLDLPDRPDVVSLGPDDAAALWPVPARDAHKYSRGVVGVVAGTRTYPGAAVLTASGAALAGVGMVRYVGDAGDAVLAARPEVVVGPGRVQAWVLGPGVSPDDAAQRRRVQRALEGVLHRGEAAVVDAGALDLLPERVGAHVVLTPHAGEAARLLAQRGVDVERADVEAEPLRWARETHDRTGATVLLKGATTVVVGSHGVVYAQSDAPPWLATAGAGDVLAGLLGALLAGRVEDVHGDPTLAPALAATAALVHGRAAERASSGGPVTALAVAHALPGTVADLLGRAA; encoded by the coding sequence ATGAGACTCGTGCTGCTGTCGTGGAACGCCGCCTCCGTCCGTGCGGCCGAGGAGCCGCTGCTCGCCGCGGGCGTCCCGCTGATGGAGCGGGCGGCGTTCGCGCTGCACGTCGCGGTCGTGCGCGAGGTCGTGCGGCGTCGCGCGCGCTTCGGCGGGGCTCGGGTCGTCGTCCTCGCGGGAGCCGGGAACAACGGGGGAGACGCGCTGCACGCGGGTGCGCTGCTCGCGCGGCGCGGTGCGCGCGTGCTGGTGCTCGCGACGGCGGACCGGCTGCACGACGGCGGTCTGGCGGCGCTGCGTGCCGCGGGCGGCACGGTCCGGACCCTGGCGGACGACGCGTCCCCCGCGCGCGGTCCCTGGCCGACGGTGGCGGTCGCGGACGCGGTCGACGAGGTCGTCGCGGCGGACGCCGTGCTCGACGGCGTGCTCGGGATCGGTGCGCGCGGCGGCCTGCGCGGACCGGTCGCCGCGCTGGCCGAGGAGGTCCGTGCCGCGACCGCCCACACGGACGGCCCGGTCGTCGTCGCGGTCGACCTGCCGTCGGGCATCGGCGTCGACGACGGCGCGCGCCCCGGACCGGTGCTCGACGCGGACCTCACGGTGACGTTCGGCGGCGCGAAGCCCGGGCTGCTGCTGCCGCCCGGCGCGGCGGCGGTCGGGCGGGTCGAGGTCGTCGACCTCGGGCTCGACCTGCCGGACCGTCCCGACGTCGTGTCGCTCGGCCCGGACGACGCCGCCGCGCTGTGGCCCGTGCCGGCGCGCGACGCGCACAAGTACTCGCGCGGCGTCGTCGGGGTGGTGGCGGGCACCCGCACCTACCCGGGTGCCGCGGTGCTCACCGCGTCGGGCGCGGCGCTCGCGGGCGTCGGCATGGTCCGCTACGTCGGCGACGCCGGTGACGCGGTCCTCGCCGCCCGGCCCGAGGTCGTCGTCGGCCCGGGTCGCGTGCAGGCGTGGGTGCTGGGCCCGGGGGTCTCGCCCGACGACGCGGCCCAGCGGCGGCGCGTCCAGCGGGCGCTCGAGGGTGTCCTGCACCGCGGGGAGGCGGCGGTCGTCGACGCCGGCGCGCTGGACCTGCTGCCTGAGCGCGTGGGCGCGCACGTCGTCCTGACGCCGCACGCCGGGGAGGCGGCCCGGCTGCTCGCGCAGCGCGGCGTCGACGTCGAGCGGGCCGACGTCGAGGCGGAGCCGCTGCGGTGGGCGCGCGAGACGCACGACCGCACCGGTGCGACGGTGCTGCTCAAGGGCGCGACGACCGTCGTCGTCGGGTCGCACGGCGTCGTCTACGCGCAGTCCGACGCGCCCCCGTGGCTCGCGACCGCCGGTGCGGGCGACGTGCTCGCCGGGCTCCTCGGGGCGCTGCTCGCGGGCCGTGTCGAGGACGTGCACGGCGACCCGACGCTCGCCCCCGCGCTCGCGGCGACGGCCGCGCTCGTGCACGGACGCGCCGCCGAGCGGGCCAGCTCCGGCGGGCCGGTCACCGCGCTCGCGGTCGCGCACGCCCTGCCCGGGACCGTCGCCGACCTGCTCGGGCGGGCCGCGTGA